The genomic segment GCGAGTGAAGGGCGACGCGCGGAGGTCGGTGTCCTCCCGCAGTTGCCGAGAACGATGATGAACGCGCAAAGGCTGCGCCATCAACAGAGCGAAGCCGGTCATCGCGCTGAAGCAGCACCCGCGCGGCAGGCTCGTTCCGGCTCCAATCTGTCGCTGAACGATTACCTGAATCCATTGCTTCGCGGCCATCGCGCGGCCTGTCGGCAATTGATTACCAGTGCACTCGAAATGGGCGCCGAGCCGCGAGCGTTGTATCGCGAAATCATCTGGCCGGCCATGGAACACGTGGAACGGCTTTATCGTGATGATCGGATCAACCTCGCCGCCGAGCACATGGCGACGCGGATCAACCGCACCGTGGCCGATCATTTGCAAACGCGACTGGAACGGCGTCCCGCAAATAACAAGAAAGTGCTCGTGACCAGCGCGGTCGGGGAAGCCGAGGAGTTCAGTGCGCAGATGTGCGCGGACCTGTTCGAGGCGGACGGATGGGAAACCTATTTGGTTGGCGGTGGCGTGCCGCACGATGAGATTCTTGCGCTCGTCGGGCAGATTCGGCCGGACCTGCTGATTATCGTAGGCAGCAAGCCGAGCGATGCGCCG from the Planctomycetia bacterium genome contains:
- a CDS encoding B12-binding domain-containing protein is translated as MSDTFSGFGDNRIASEGRRAEVGVLPQLPRTMMNAQRLRHQQSEAGHRAEAAPARQARSGSNLSLNDYLNPLLRGHRAACRQLITSALEMGAEPRALYREIIWPAMEHVERLYRDDRINLAAEHMATRINRTVADHLQTRLERRPANNKKVLVTSAVGEAEEFSAQMCADLFEADGWETYLVGGGVPHDEILALVGQIRPDLLIIVGSKPSDAPLVRLMVDEIRQINACPHMNIMVSGGVFNRAGGLWKEVKADYFAETAIQAVESANQMPPRAAAAHSSIGPKKRRRRRKPPLLEQELVH